From Novosphingobium resinovorum, the proteins below share one genomic window:
- a CDS encoding NAD-glutamate dehydrogenase, with the protein MSAGELTVPKKASKKRGALSPAALHKALAGEVCDALLPGDDPEGSWIDEAVRFLLATAEVREAGEPVIDLTSASEERRILRIALINDDMPFLVDSAAAVLAEAGLVIDRLAHPVVPVRRDDKGRLIDIPADPAEATGRESMIYIETPRGDARQRRELLRALESAMADVRAAVTDWPQMVEAMRADADRIEDTEGAELLRWFAGTMLTQLGHVTRGRDGSRKQRLGICRRRQEDVLSDASYDRAFAAFDEALAAGKVSAPLVVKANRIATVHRRVPMDLFLVPVIEDGKVAALSVHAGIWTSAALATPPDRVPRLRRHLAAFAERLEFDPKGHTGKALAHALTSLPHDLVLGLGEADVERLAMTMTGLVDRPRPRLLLTRSPLMRHLFAFVWLPRDLLSTQMQRRIQTMIEEAAQAPTLDWSMQVEAGNLAMLRYTLDIRDGVHEPSEEELDHSLQTLLRGWTEAVEAALATMLEPGRAAAVAGRYAEAFPIGYRTDFGPHEAATDIAVLRRIAVGEGTEGEAAAHRDVRFHKREGDPETWVHLKIYQSEGGLPLSDAVPALENFGFRVIAEVPTALEKGKLGVIHDFVLETLDGRAPAEVLDQAASIEDALRAVLNGSGENDAFNRLVPGLGLDSGEANWLRAWYRYLRQAGTHFGIPTVVDALQGAPAVTTAIIALFRALHDPAFEGDRAEARARSEEAIRVGLANVNAINDDRLLRAYRDIVLAMLRTNAFAAAGETALAFKFDSALVPGLPKPVPWREIFVYSRRVEGIHLRAGPVARGGLRWSDRRDDFRVEILGLMKAQRVKNAVIVPTGAKGGFYPKQLPDPSRDRAAWAAEGQASYEVFVDTLLSITDNIVGDKVVHPEGVVIRDGEDPYFVVAADKGTAKFSDVANGIADRRDFWLDDAFASGGSNGYDHKAMGITAKGAWLSVQRHFLEMGVDVQVDPVRVIGCGDMSGDVFGNGMLLSKALKLVAAFDHRHIFLDPEPDPAKAWAERQRLFDLPVSSWNDYDKALISKGGGVFPRSLKSIPLSEEVRAALDISATEIDPDSLITAILSAPVDLLWFGGIGTYVKSSAENNVQVGDPTNDALRVSGNELRVKVIGEGANLGVTQTGRIEFASKGGRINADFIDNSAGVDCSDNEVNIKIALAAAKRAGKLPEKKRVELLRAMTDEVAALVLEDNRLQALALSIAERGGAQAIPSHIRLIETMEESGHLDRKTEGLADNDVLSRRVQDGRGLTRPELAVLLSSGKLQLQAAIEDSALAADPALTGLLLAAFPQPMQDKYGKFIKGHRLAKEIIATKLANRIVNRLGIVTPFELAEEEGAHLSQVAAAFALADGLFGLTALWETLETAPMAETARVALFDTVAVAVRGHMADLLRAGAGQIAPSELSARLQKGIAALSTDTAELLGERIAAHSRKLRDGLVELGAPEDVATEVAHLFDLDGAVGIASLSAETGIAPRRLVTAFTRVGAGLGLDWAQASAALMSPSDPWERLLVAGLARDFQQMRLDFLRGLARTKAGKSDPLAATEEWGRQHKSAIDAFRGIVHRAENAVAITPAMLAQIASQARNLLGR; encoded by the coding sequence ATGAGCGCAGGCGAACTGACCGTCCCCAAAAAGGCTTCGAAGAAGCGGGGGGCTCTCTCGCCCGCCGCCTTGCACAAGGCGCTTGCCGGAGAGGTCTGCGACGCGCTGCTTCCCGGCGATGATCCGGAAGGATCGTGGATCGACGAGGCCGTGCGCTTCCTGCTCGCCACCGCCGAAGTGCGCGAGGCGGGCGAGCCGGTCATCGACCTGACTTCCGCCAGTGAGGAGCGCCGCATCCTGCGCATCGCGCTGATCAACGACGACATGCCGTTCCTCGTCGACTCGGCCGCCGCCGTGCTGGCCGAGGCCGGGCTGGTGATCGATCGCCTCGCGCATCCGGTCGTGCCCGTGCGCCGCGACGACAAGGGCCGCCTGATCGACATTCCCGCCGACCCGGCCGAGGCGACCGGCCGCGAGTCGATGATCTACATCGAGACGCCGCGCGGCGATGCCCGCCAGCGCCGCGAACTGCTGCGTGCGCTCGAAAGCGCCATGGCCGACGTACGCGCCGCCGTCACCGACTGGCCGCAGATGGTCGAGGCGATGCGCGCCGATGCGGACCGGATCGAGGATACCGAGGGCGCCGAACTGCTGCGCTGGTTCGCCGGGACCATGCTGACCCAGCTCGGCCACGTCACGCGGGGCCGGGACGGCAGCCGCAAGCAGCGCCTCGGCATCTGCCGTCGCCGCCAGGAGGACGTGCTCTCCGACGCCAGCTACGACCGCGCTTTCGCGGCCTTCGACGAGGCGCTTGCCGCAGGCAAGGTCAGCGCGCCGCTGGTGGTCAAGGCCAACCGCATCGCCACCGTCCACCGCCGCGTGCCGATGGACCTGTTCCTCGTCCCCGTGATCGAGGACGGCAAGGTCGCCGCGCTGTCCGTCCACGCGGGCATCTGGACCAGCGCCGCGCTCGCCACCCCGCCCGACCGCGTGCCGCGCCTGCGCCGCCACCTCGCCGCCTTCGCCGAGCGGCTGGAGTTCGACCCCAAGGGCCACACCGGAAAAGCGCTCGCCCATGCGCTGACCAGCCTGCCGCATGACCTCGTGCTGGGGCTGGGCGAGGCCGACGTCGAGCGTCTGGCGATGACCATGACGGGCCTTGTCGACCGTCCGCGCCCGCGCCTGCTGCTGACGCGCTCGCCGCTGATGCGCCATCTCTTCGCCTTCGTGTGGCTGCCGCGCGACCTGCTTTCCACCCAGATGCAGCGCCGCATCCAGACCATGATCGAGGAGGCCGCGCAGGCCCCGACGCTCGACTGGAGCATGCAAGTCGAGGCGGGCAACCTCGCGATGCTGCGCTATACCCTCGATATTCGCGACGGCGTGCACGAGCCTTCCGAAGAGGAACTGGACCACAGCCTCCAGACCCTGCTGCGCGGCTGGACCGAGGCGGTCGAAGCGGCGCTGGCGACGATGCTGGAGCCGGGCCGCGCGGCCGCAGTCGCGGGCCGTTATGCCGAGGCGTTCCCGATCGGTTACCGCACCGATTTCGGCCCGCACGAAGCCGCGACCGACATCGCCGTGCTGCGCCGCATCGCGGTCGGCGAAGGCACCGAGGGTGAGGCCGCCGCGCACCGCGACGTGCGCTTCCACAAGCGCGAGGGCGATCCTGAAACCTGGGTCCACCTCAAGATCTACCAGTCCGAAGGCGGCTTGCCGCTGTCCGATGCGGTGCCTGCGCTGGAAAACTTCGGCTTCCGCGTCATCGCCGAAGTGCCCACCGCGCTGGAGAAGGGCAAGCTGGGCGTGATCCACGACTTCGTGCTCGAAACGCTCGACGGCCGTGCCCCGGCTGAAGTGCTGGATCAGGCCGCCTCGATCGAGGACGCGCTGCGCGCCGTGCTTAACGGTTCGGGCGAGAACGATGCGTTTAATCGCCTCGTCCCCGGCCTCGGGCTCGATAGCGGCGAGGCGAACTGGCTGCGTGCCTGGTATCGCTACTTGCGGCAGGCGGGAACGCATTTCGGTATCCCCACCGTGGTCGATGCGCTGCAGGGTGCGCCTGCCGTCACGACCGCGATCATCGCGCTGTTCCGCGCCCTCCACGACCCCGCGTTCGAGGGTGACCGGGCCGAGGCGCGCGCGCGATCTGAAGAGGCTATCCGGGTCGGGCTGGCGAACGTCAACGCGATCAACGACGACCGTTTGCTGCGCGCCTATCGCGACATCGTGCTGGCCATGCTGCGCACAAATGCCTTTGCCGCAGCAGGCGAGACGGCGCTGGCCTTCAAGTTCGATTCCGCCCTTGTCCCGGGCCTGCCCAAGCCGGTGCCATGGCGCGAGATATTCGTCTATTCGCGCCGGGTGGAGGGCATCCACTTGCGCGCGGGACCGGTGGCGCGCGGCGGCCTGCGCTGGTCCGACCGCCGCGACGACTTCCGCGTCGAGATCCTCGGCCTGATGAAGGCGCAGCGCGTCAAGAACGCGGTGATCGTGCCGACCGGGGCCAAGGGCGGGTTCTATCCCAAGCAGTTGCCCGACCCTTCGCGCGACCGCGCCGCATGGGCGGCCGAAGGTCAGGCGAGTTACGAGGTCTTCGTCGACACGCTGCTGTCGATCACCGACAACATCGTCGGCGACAAGGTGGTCCACCCCGAGGGGGTCGTGATCCGTGACGGCGAGGACCCGTATTTCGTCGTCGCCGCCGACAAGGGCACGGCCAAGTTCTCCGACGTCGCCAACGGCATCGCCGACCGCCGCGACTTCTGGCTTGACGATGCTTTCGCCAGCGGCGGCTCGAACGGCTACGACCACAAGGCGATGGGCATCACCGCCAAGGGCGCGTGGCTCTCGGTCCAGCGCCACTTCCTGGAAATGGGCGTGGACGTGCAGGTCGATCCGGTCCGCGTGATCGGCTGCGGCGACATGTCCGGCGACGTGTTCGGCAACGGCATGCTGCTGTCGAAGGCGCTCAAGCTGGTCGCGGCCTTCGACCACCGCCACATCTTCCTCGACCCCGAACCCGATCCGGCGAAGGCCTGGGCAGAGCGCCAGCGCCTGTTCGACCTGCCGGTGTCGAGCTGGAACGACTACGACAAGGCGCTGATCTCGAAGGGCGGCGGCGTCTTCCCGCGCAGCCTCAAGTCCATCCCGCTGAGCGAGGAAGTGCGCGCGGCGCTGGACATCTCGGCCACCGAGATCGACCCGGATTCGCTCATCACCGCAATCCTCTCGGCGCCGGTGGACCTGCTGTGGTTCGGCGGCATCGGTACTTACGTGAAGTCCTCGGCCGAAAACAATGTGCAGGTCGGCGATCCCACCAACGACGCCTTGCGCGTCAGCGGCAACGAGCTGCGCGTGAAGGTGATCGGCGAGGGCGCGAACCTCGGCGTCACGCAGACGGGCCGCATCGAGTTCGCATCGAAGGGCGGGCGCATCAACGCCGACTTCATCGACAACTCGGCGGGCGTCGACTGCTCGGACAACGAGGTCAACATCAAGATCGCGCTCGCCGCCGCCAAGCGCGCGGGTAAGCTGCCCGAAAAGAAGCGCGTCGAACTGCTGCGCGCGATGACCGACGAGGTCGCGGCACTGGTGCTGGAGGACAACCGCCTCCAGGCGCTCGCACTCTCCATCGCCGAGCGGGGCGGGGCGCAGGCGATCCCCTCGCACATCCGCCTGATCGAGACGATGGAGGAAAGCGGCCACCTCGATCGCAAGACCGAGGGGCTGGCCGACAACGATGTGCTTAGCCGCCGCGTGCAGGACGGGCGGGGCCTGACCCGGCCGGAATTGGCGGTGCTGCTCTCCAGCGGCAAGCTGCAGCTTCAGGCCGCGATCGAGGACAGCGCGCTGGCCGCCGATCCGGCGCTGACCGGGCTGCTGCTCGCGGCGTTCCCGCAGCCGATGCAGGACAAGTACGGCAAGTTCATCAAGGGCCACCGCCTCGCGAAGGAGATCATCGCGACCAAGCTGGCCAACCGCATCGTCAACCGCCTCGGCATCGTCACGCCGTTCGAACTGGCGGAAGAGGAGGGCGCGCACCTCTCGCAGGTCGCTGCCGCCTTCGCGCTGGCGGATGGCCTGTTCGGGTTGACCGCGCTGTGGGAGACGCTGGAAACCGCGCCCATGGCCGAGACGGCGCGCGTTGCGCTGTTCGATACCGTCGCCGTCGCGGTGCGGGGGCACATGGCCGACCTGCTGCGCGCGGGCGCGGGCCAGATCGCCCCTTCCGAACTTTCCGCAAGGCTGCAGAAGGGCATTGCGGCGCTCTCGACCGACACGGCGGAACTTCTCGGCGAGCGCATCGCCGCGCATTCGCGCAAGCTGCGTGACGGGCTGGTCGAACTCGGCGCGCCCGAGGATGTGGCGACCGAAGTGGCGCATCTGTTCGACCTCGACGGCGCGGTGGGGATCGCCTCGCTCTCGGCCGAGACGGGGATTGCGCCGCGCCGTCTCGTCACCGCCTTCACGCGGGTCGGTGCGGGGCTGGGCCTCGACTGGGCGCAGGCTTCGGCGGCGCTCATGAGCCCGTCGGACCCGTGGGAGCGCTTGCTGGTTGCGGGCCTCGCGCGCGATTTCCAGCAGATGCGGCTGGACTTCCTGCGCGGGCTTGCCCGGACCAAGGCGGGCAAGAGCGATCCGCTCGCCGCCACCGAGGAATGGGGCCGCCAGCACAAGAGCGCCATCGATGCCTTCCGGGGCATCGTCCACCGCGCGGAGAATGCGGTGGCGATCACGCCCGCGATGCTGGCGCAGATCGCCAGCCAGGCGCGGAACCTGCTGGGGCGGTGA